TAACTCTCTGATACGGTTTCTAATTAACTGAGTTTTATTTGACTATAACTGAGGTTAGTGCTGAAATCTTACTTGTTTTTTGTAGCTTCTTTGCCCGATCCTTCCCGCTCTGTCTCAACATCATCGCTCcgatttaataatttatttctgaaaatttctaacattttATGGAAGAGAATGAAACTCTTTGCCATGCAACGCTGCATGGATGGATCAAAGAAGATTAGTAGAGTATAGTAGGATTCTAAAAATTAGTacttttatttaataatttcttaAATAATTTAGGAGATACAGAATATAGGAGACTTGTGTGGAATCTATTTGAAGGCTTTTATTTTGTGATTTATCGCATTCCTGCTAATAAGGAGCTCCTTTTATAAGTTATACAGGGCGGTGCAAAATCTTAGGTCCACCCCTGATCTTAATAATAGCAGCCCATGAACGGACTACCAGAGCCAGACAGTATTATCACTGTATTTCTCACTTGCAAAAACCTCTATAGACGTACCCTTGATCAGTCCGGCAaacttttattgaaaaatggGCCGGTGCAAAATCTCAGGTCGACTTCATAAAAACTgggatttattttaaaaaatagcgtCTAAAAACAAATTCAGTACTTTGTTACATCGCCTCTGTTGTaaataacatcaaaaattctattctgCATGCTACTGAGAAAGACCTATCTAAGATCTAAGATAAAGGGTTGCTCTAAATCAGGCCATGCAACAAGTATAGCGGCCTTCAGCTCCGAAATCGAGGAGAAAGGACTTGTCTTCCCATACACCATGTGTACAAGTGTACCCCATAAATTTTCCATCGGGTCAGTATCTAGAGAACAACTCGGCCACACCAGAAATTCGATTCCTTTCGCATTAAGCAAATCTGTAGTTGACTTTGACACGTGTGCGGACGCATTATCTATCTTGTGGAATGTGGCAGTAAATGATTTTCAAGCAGTTACTGATAATCTTCGCTGTTCGTCTTGTACGAGACGAGACCCAGACCAGAGACTTCCCCCCCAAAGTTTCCCTTCCTCAGATCTCTCCTGTAGTGTCTGTAGCCGCCGAGTCCATCGATATTCCGCTTCTTTTCGTCGGAGATCATCACCTGAAATTCAGATACGTACTTGCCAGATTAGCAGCAAGTGTATCTCATCTGTTTTTCTATTCGTACTTATGTGTGCGCTAGCGaacttaaaagcagcataccacgaatctggggtggtacggatttcaggtggagtattcatatacggaaATCGTAAAACAATCGTAGAATAacgagaggtgggtgatttcgttcatttcttgccaattggcgtgaaaaacggctcggaatatgcggcgtgtgcacacggctggcgcgctccaatcgaactctttgtggaaaatagcgcgccggaacgctcgaagccatatcttccgggccgttttttacggcaattaggaagaaatacacggaatcatccccctctccataatctgctatcccgtatacgaatactctacctaaaattcgtaccacctcagatttgtggggtgctACTTTTAACTTTCGAATGGCCTTAATTTTGATAATGCGTAtgatttctcttatttcagTGGAATGAAGATTCCAAAAACAGTAATTCTGGTCGCAATCTTTCTCCAAAACGTTCTATCCGGACCTTTGGCGGACCATGGAGAAACAGGTGAACGTTCAACACAGTGAacgtgaaaaataaatagaatgtgGCACTCACACGGCTGAATGTCTTCGATATACTTGAAAACGATATTTTCAGAAGCGGTGAGCAAAATCGTGCCTAATTCCAACTTTCGGAAGTGTGATGTGTTGGGCGATAACACCATCTCACTCTGTCCTTCAAATCAGACAAACTCTATATCTGAGAGCAATAACATGATTTCACGAACATTCGAAAGCAAAGACAAGAAGTACAAAATAACAGAGGAAGAACTCTCTGctgaagtaataaaaaattccTCTTCATTCACGAAATTAGGAAATGATTCCATTGCTACTTATACTTATAAAAGGACGTTCGAAAAGAAGTTTATATTCAACAGAATACCAGTACCTCATCCCAATCAAGGGACAACAACACCACGAACTCCTACCACTCCGAGTGCAGAAACCGTAGTAAGTACAGGTTACGTGACAAGAACTTTATCAACCAATGGAGAAACCACAGCAAAGACGGAGAGAGTCACACATCCACCAAAACCAGAAGTGAACACCGGTTGGACCGAGCGAGTCACACCTTTACCACTTCCAGAAGTAACCAATGGCAGGACTGAGCGAATCACACACCCACCACGTCCAGAAGTAACCACCGGCAGAACTGAACGAGTCACACACCCACCACGTCCAGAAGTAACCAATGGCAGGACTGAGCGAGTCACACACCCACCACGTCCAGAAGTAACCAATGGCAGGACTGAGCGAGTCACACACCCACCACGTCCAGAAGTAACCAACGGCAGGACTGAGCGAGTAACGTGGCCACCACTTCCAGAAGTAACCAACGGCAGGACTGAGCGAATCACACACCCACCACGTCCAGAAGTAACCACCGGCAGAACTGAACGAGTCACACACCCACCACGTCCAGAAGTAACCACCGGCAGGACTGAGCGAATCACACACCCACCACGTCCAGAAGTAACCAACGGCAGGACTGAGCGAGTCACAAACCCACCACTTCCAGAAGTAACCAACGGCAGGACTGAGCGAGTCACACACCCACCACTTCCAGAAGTAACAATTGGTAGAACTGAGCGAGTCACACACCCACCACTTCCAGAAGTAACCAATGGCAGGACTGAGCGAGTCACACACCCACCACGTCCAGAAGTAACCAATGGCAGGACTGAGCGAATCACACACCCACCACGTCCAGAAGTAACCAATGGCAGGACTGAGCGAATCACACACCCACCACGTCCAGAAGTAACCAATGGCAGGACTGAGCGAGTCACACACCCACCACGTCCAGAAGTAACCAATGGCAGGACTGAGCGAGTCACACACCCACCACGTCCAGAAGTAACCAATGGCAGGACTGAGCGAATCACACACCCACCACTTCCAGAAGTAACCAACGGCAGGACTGAGCGAATCACACACCCACCACGTCCAGAAGTAACCAACAGCAAAACTGAGCGAGTCACACAGTCAACAGAACCAGAAGGATTCACGGCTGAGACCAAGATTGTAACAGATGCACTATCAACGGAGGAGATGCGAGGTAGCACAGAACTCGTCACACAGCCAGAAACTTTTGGAACCACCAAAGGTGATTGTcgttttatctatttttgtcGTGCAACATATACATCCTTTCCAACTGATCGTCTTTCCAGTTTACCGTAGTGCGAATGTAAGCTGTCTATTTGCTGGAGATCTTCTTAACTTTGGCAGTGAACAAGAAGCATACGAGAAGGTATTTATCTGTGTGCACGGAAAAAAGTGCTGTTGATACGTACCGATTAATTCGTCTTTGCAAACTAAACTTTACAAGTTAACCGAGTTTTCGGGCGGTTTTCCTGAGACATTCTTCTCTCTGAGCTGATATGTAAGGGCTAAAGCATTATTCGACCAAAAGCATCTAACCCTTCTCTTATGATAAAATTGTTCCCTTTACAGTACTGAATGTTGAATTCAGCTGTTGGTTGCTTGCATTAACTTTAAAGAATGGTTTCAGTCGCGATAATCgttatcaattattatttatcgattacaacaaatttttttaaaccttatCTATGTTTGCGAAAATCTATCTCcatgtctgaaaaaaaacctgtttttcaggaaaagaagTTTATGATTGAAGTCGGTAGAAGGTTATTCAGTACCACAAAAAATGCTAAAGCTGTATCATGGGCATACGGTTACACGAGCGGCCCAAAAGGTCTAAAAACTACGTTCACTACGATGAAGGATAGCTTTGCTGGCTTTGTGGAAGATGTCatgacaaaaatgaaatacgAAGATCTTGAAAAGCCCAATCTTACAAATAGCGGGTAAGTTTGAGAAGTCtcaatacttctttttttttttgagattctgGAGGAATTTGCACCTCAATTGTCACTAGCTTTTCTAAGCTGTTCAGTCCTTCTTTTAAAAGTAAGTAAGAAAACTACCCTATTTAAAAACTACTACTAACGCGCTAAAAAGATGCGTTTGTCGATTAAATATAGTTTTCTTGTTACTGAAAGCACCTcaacactttttattttcaatttccattttcctacattttttcgaaaacactacatgtttttttttctaaagtggAAGTAATGTGCATCTTTTTTCCCGGAAAAATATCTTAATATTTGGAGCcctccttttcttcatttttttcttcctttctatctaatagctgagaaaaactattgatttttcccgaaaaagaaacaaagttgGGAACAACCTTGGAGATTTCCTCCCCTATTTTCATTTAATACCATGATCATTATAGGGCAATTTCAAACCTTAACACCGCCagtgacaaagaaaaaaatgcgaattGTTTGGTGTTCTTCTCCGGATTGTAAGTCGATTTAGTTCACatggattcaaaaaaaaatggctgccttgtttttatttagaaaGAGTGCGAATAATTTAAGAAAGACGTTAAAGCTGAATCCAAAAGGCATGAACAATTTCAAGAGAGTTGTCGCTGTTAGCCTGAATGGTAAGTGTTTCTTCCTTAGCAAAACTGTTCATTTCTGTTCGTCGTACTTTTGTAAAAAGTTTTGCCCCCAGAAGAAAATCTTAGAAATTCATTAGTGTGGTTGGTTTTCGTTTTAGGCGCTGATCTGGGTACATTGGTTGTTCCACCGAAAGGGGAAGCGGTCACCGTTACGGATCACTATTCGGAAAAAGACGTTTCAAAAGTTGTCGATAAAATTCTTGCCgttttctaaagaaattcTCAATAAATGTTCGCATACTGGTTATTCTAATTGCTGATGTTCTATTGAGTGCTTATTGATCGGATTATTTATTgacttcatattttattttaattcctCCACAAAGTGAAGGAATTCACTATGGAGgaaggaaaggagaaagaaataaagaatttatTCTAATTCCTCCACATAGtgatgaatctgacgtggtgagggaaacCGAGGGAGAAGCTAGCaataggg
This is a stretch of genomic DNA from Necator americanus strain Aroian chromosome II, whole genome shotgun sequence. It encodes these proteins:
- a CDS encoding hypothetical protein (NECATOR_CHRII.G8300.T1) is translated as MKIPKTVILVAIFLQNVLSGPLADHGETEAVSKIVPNSNFRKCDVLGDNTISLCPSNQTNSISESNNMISRTFESKDKKYKITEEELSAEVIKNSSSFTKLGNDSIATYTYKRTFEKKFIFNRIPVPHPNQGTTTPRTPTTPSAETVVSTGYVTRTLSTNGETTAKTERVTHPPKPEVNTGWTERVTPLPLPEVTNGRTERITHPPRPEVTTGRTERVTHPPRPEVTNGRTERVTHPPRPEVTNGRTERVTHPPRPEVTNGRTERVTWPPLPEVTNGRTERITHPPRPEVTTGRTERVTHPPRPEVTTGRTERITHPPRPEVTNGRTERVTNPPLPEVTNGRTERVTHPPLPEVTIGRTERVTHPPLPEVTNGRTERVTHPPRPEVTNGRTERITHPPRPEVTNGRTERITHPPRPEVTNGRTERVTHPPRPEVTNGRTERVTHPPRPEVTNGRTERITHPPLPEVTNGRTERITHPPRPEVTNSKTERVTQSTEPEGFTAETKIVTDALSTEEMRGSTELVTQPETFGTTKVYRSANVSCLFAGDLLNFGSEQEAYEKEKKFMIEVGRRLFSTTKNAKAVSWAYGYTSGPKGLKTTFTTMKDSFAGFVEDVMTKMKYEDLEKPNLTNSGAISNLNTASDKEKNANCLVFFSGLKSANNLRKTLKLNPKGMNNFKRVVAVSLNGADLGTLVVPPKGEAVTVTDHYSEKDVSKVVDKILAVF
- a CDS encoding hypothetical protein (NECATOR_CHRII.G8300.T3) translates to MISRTFESKDKKYKITEEELSAENTSTSSQSRDNNTTNSYHSECRNRTKTERVTHPPKPEVNTGWTERVTPLPLPEVTNGRTERITHPPRPEVTTGRTERVTHPPRPEVTNGRTERVTHPPRPEVTNGRTERVTHPPRPEVTNGRTERVTWPPLPEVTNGRTERITHPPRPEVTTGRTERVTHPPRPEVTTGRTERITHPPRPEVTNGRTERVTNPPLPEVTNGRTERVTHPPLPEVTIGRTERVTHPPLPEVTNGRTERVTHPPRPEVTNGRTERITHPPRPEVTNGRTERITHPPRPEVTNGRTERVTHPPRPEVTNGRTERVTHPPRPEVTNGRTERITHPPLPEVTNGRTERITHPPRPEVTNSKTERVTQSTEPEGFTAETKIVTDALSTEEMRGSTELVTQPETFGTTKVYRSANVSCLFAGDLLNFGSEQEAYEKEKKFMIEVGRRLFSTTKNAKAVSWAYGYTSGPKGLKTTFTTMKDSFAGFVEDVMTKMKYEDLEKPNLTNSGAISNLNTASDKEKNANCLVFFSGLKSANNLRKTLKLNPKGMNNFKRVVAVSLNGADLGTLVVPPKGEAVTVTDHYSEKDVSKVVDKILAVF
- a CDS encoding hypothetical protein (NECATOR_CHRII.G8300.T2); the protein is MTTRNLKPGKVARQLLEGLDWTTFYLTITEWNEDSKNSNSGRNLSPKRSIRTFGGPWRNRSGEQNRA